The DNA region tacttccattagggtCCCTAGGTGAggggaaaacactttattcatcaacctttgatatgtggctcctgcattcttcaatccgaatggcatgaccacgtagcagaaattagctctgggtgtgatgaatcatgttttctcctggtctggctcatacatcgggatttgattatatcccgagtaggcgtccatgaatgataagtattggtaccccgagctggaatccactagggtatcaatacttggtaggggataagggtccttgggacatgccttatttaagtcggtatagtcgacacacattctccatttgccattctgttttttgactagcactacattggctagccatgttgggtacttgacttctctgatgaagccggcttccaggagcgcctgtacttactcttctactattagggctcgttttggaccgagcttgcgtcttctttgttgtacaggtcgggatcctGGATAAActgagagcttgtgggacatgagttcTGGGTCTATCCTTGGCATGTCAGAGGCCTtacaggcgaagaggtcggaattatctcttaggagcttggtcaatttttgttttagggtttcccccaGGTTGGCTCCTATATGAGTATTTTTCCCTTCCTCTTTAccgacctgtatctcctcggtttttccacccggctgtggtcgcagctcttctctggcccttgcgCCACCGAGCTCTATTGTATGAACTTCTCTGCCCcttcctctcagatttaggctttcattgtagcatttcctcgccaatttttggtctccccttaccgttgctatccccgctgaggtcgggaatttcatgcagaggtggggagtggataccactgctccgagccgattaagggtagctctgccgattaaagcattatacgTTGACCCCACatcaatgactatgaagtctatactcagagtctttgatttttccccttttccaaaagtggtgtgaaggggcaaaaatcctagtggttttattggcgtgtcccctaatccgtatagggtttcggggtaggctcttaattctttctcatctaaccctagcttgtcgaaagcAGGCTTAAAAagaatgtccgccgagcttccttggtctactagggttctgtggagatgggcatttgctaggatcatagttattaccactagatcgtcgtgtccagggattattccttccCCATCTTTTTTTGTGAATgaaatagtagggaggtcggggtttgagatgtcttttgcgagaggatttggtaaGTCTCCCTCCCGCGAACCCTCCTGaaatcatatggatatgtctctctggtgtctacggtggtgggtctcttctatccatttcgtctcgctttctctttccatgactgtccgacctttctatgagatatctatcaagccgaccttctctagccagcttttctatcacatttttaagatcgtaacagtcgtttgtgcaatgaccatatattttatggtactcgcagtaatcgctgcggctttccccttttttatttttaattggtctagGGGGTGGCAATCTCTCAGtgttgcaaatctctctgtatacatccattatagaaactttcagaggagtataagagtgatattttcttggcctttcgagaccgagttcttcctttttcttggtttcccgctccctctcttttgttgagggagggggcccaggtcgccaactcaggtctctcaacttggcattttcctccatattgatgtacttttcagctctttcctgtacatcacttagagaaacggggtgtcttttagatatggactgcgagaagggaccttctctgagtccattgactaactccattatgactgcctctgtgggcaggtcttgaatctccaaacatgccttgttgaacctttccatataggctcgtaaagattctccgacctcctgttttattcccaggaggctcggtgcatgtttcactttgtctttctggattgagaacctcatcaaaaacttccttgagaggtcttcaaaactagtaaccgacctcggggggaggctatcgaaccacttcatcgctgctttcgatagagtggtcgggaaggccttgcatcgcgtagcgtcggaagcatcGGCTAGGTACATCCAacttttgaagttgctcagatgatgctttggatccgtggttccatcgtagaggtccatatcagggcttttgaagttccttggaacttttgccctcattatgtcctcgctgaaaggatcctCCCCACCCAAGGGCGGCTCTTCTTGTTCGTCACGGGAGTTGCGACttttgagggaggattccaactttaagagttttctttctaactcttttcgtcgctccatctcctcttttaggctcttttcagtttccttttgccGCTCTCGCTCTTGCTCTAACTGTTCCAGGCGGCTatggactaatcccatgagttcagttacatgggatggtccttctttttctgacTCGCGCCCTTCTGAGGAGTTTACCTTCGGGTTCTTTACTCCGGAGGTGCCTTCTCTGTGCTGATTGTCAATTTCCTGGTGGAGGTTGAGATCCGCATCGTTATTGtctgtgtccagattctcttgctcggaatctgtctccacatgaccttcttcatgggatctgtccgccatcggTGGATGATCTCTCaggtccccagcaacggcgccaatgttacggtgggtaaccggagataaATAGAATGGATGGCGTTGGCTGGTCCAAATGTATGAAGGAGGAGGGCTCCGAATGGATctgcaactcgggaggctccgtccgacttgtttgtgTGAGgagaggggggtggtacctgcaaagacactccgatgcctaaattagcaagagtgtgagtaggtctagagagtattggacttagagatacctgaggggtgtcagtgtatttatagtggtgagccaataaccaccgttggagtagtgccatatctttagggtgttaaccgtcccattatcttagggaggttaagatatggcttgatgaagcggttagagagattttaggggcggttactcatttgaatgggtgtttatctgccagctaatctcgtgCCCGACTTCTTTAGGACAAATCGTAGTCAACACCGACTTCTTGACACCAGGTCGGTGCGTAGTAAGGCTCAATCCTCTGGACTAAGCCTTtcttttggacctgggcctttattattgggccaaGGTATGAACAATAAGTTATGGGTGTTTTTTGCTAATTTTCTTTGTCTACCAAATATttccataaaaaaataaacactAATGTAGAATTATTTTAGATAAAagtaatagttaaaaataatcagataataatttagtcaaacatattaaattatctaaaattttatttaataatttacataaaaaaattatatataaatttttacctaatgaaaatgataaaattagtcaataatatagatattttttaatttaaagtggGTAACATGTTATGAAttaaaatttgtactctaaataattttatattcttgtTATGTGCTTAATGgataatagataataaattattaatcagtaaattattattttgattctgcaaatttgataaaatgacatttctaaaaaagaaaataatattttgactctttatataattatattttttaagaaacaGTATACTTATTACTTGGAGAGCAAGTAGAAAGTGTTTCCTTTAAAAATACTTACTATGAGTGGACAAATaaatgaacaattttttttttattttttcccctaTAATCTTATAAAACATCAATTAACCTAATTAATGAGTTATTCTTTTATatttacattattaatataaaatataataaaaaattaagaaagaatgAATCATTCTTTACTTATataaaaaagtgtttaaaaataaccttattaaaatggaaataaaaaagataatgttCATTACATGAGTAAATAGCATACCTACATCATCATAATATACGTATGAGAAAAGTCGCAAGTCGATGAAAAAAGATTTTCCTTCGGTTCTATGTTCATAAGCATGAAATCAATAGAAATTTCTCTCAAAAAATGTACAAGTAAATtgtcatatttatttttgaatgatCGTTCGTTTTTAAATTGGtcatcgaaattttttttttattaaattggtctctcgaaaattttaaattatttatattagttCTTTTGTTAAATAACAATCTAGAGTATGTACTTGATAGTTTTAATTGACTACTAAAATgataagtttataaaattagaataatttaattttaaaaattaattagatataattttatacaaatatcATGTTAAAAGCAAATTCTGATATCATTAATaacgaaaatactaaaaaaactaatataacaaatttaaaatttttaaatgatgaACCTgattaaagaatttcaaaaaccaatttggaTTAGCAGTGCACAATCATTTTACTAAGAAGAACAATTTTCTCTTCTCAAAGGACATGCACAATCTTTTTGCTAAgaattttctattttcaaaggaCATTGTGCCTTAACAACAAGAAATGCATAATACTCAAATATCATGGGTATGATACTATATTTGGAGTGTAAATAGATGTGGTGTTTTTGAATACATTGATTGTATTCCAACAACTCTAGTGACAAATATCATCTTATTAATCTTTCATATTTTACATGCAAATTATTAATTACAGTATCTGAGCaagcaaatttttatttttgtatggtACATCTATAGGAACTATATATGAAAGAATCATCAATTGGTCTTCTTATCCATGGTGTTCACAAAGTGTCCCATTTGGAGTCTCCAATACAAGAAATAGGCCAAACCCACTCCAACAATCACATACATCCAATACACGTTCACACCCTCCACCTCACTGAGCGACCTCACCTCCTCAATCTCAAAGCTCTCCCTCTCCGCATTTCCCCAAATGCCCTCCTTCACATGCCCGTATAATACATAAGCCCTGTCCCTCTGGCCAACAGCAACTGAAGTAGGAAATCCTTCCAAGTCGAGGTCAATTTTGTCAAACACCACACCCTCACCCCACTCATCTTTGCTCTTCAGGAACCACAGCTTTCCAGTCACCGGGGACACCACCAAAACGACGCCGTCACTCCTTGAAACGACGCCGTCCGCACCAATTAGGTCCTCGTTCAGCGCCACGAGCTTCGCGGTGCCATCTTCGGGATCCACCTTGAACATCTTACCCGTATTGCTTTGCACCGCCAGGAGATACCCGCTGCTGACGTAAGCGATGCCGTTGAGGCCGCATAAACTATACCATGCTTCGCGGTCCACGGGTTGTTCCGTGAACCTGCGGGAGTTCGAAAGTATCGAAGCTTCCCCTTTCTCGTTCACCTTCCAGATGTAGTTTCCTCCGGAGTTCGTGACGTAAGCATTTCCCTTGAAGTCCACGGCAACGTCGTTCGCGGTGGTGGATTCGTCGGAATTATCGTTGGTGGGTAGAACGGTGAGGAAAAGGCGGTTGCCGGAGTGGAGGTCGTAGGCAGCGAGGGCGTTGAAGGGAGGGAGGGGTTTAAAAGCGTGGAGAGCGGCGAGGACACGGTGGTTACGGGAATCGACGGCGAGGCCCAAGATGGTGACATTTTCAGGAAGGGAAGTATCGGAGATTAGTGTTTCAATCACTCCGGCATTGGAGACGTTGGAGATGGTGCGGTGGTGGAGAGATCCGACGAGGAAGTTCTGACCCGTTGGGTCCCATGCAAGGCCTTCAGGGAAGAGTTTGGGTGATCGGAAAGTGATAACTTGGCTGTTTCCGGCGACGAGTGCAGTTGAGATCTCCACGGTAGCCAAGAGGAAGAAGAGTATCCATGGTAGCATTGTTATTTCTATAAAGCTTATGTTTTATCTGTTCAACTTTGATAATTTAGTGATTGATATAACACTACGATGGAGTTGATAATAGTCTATTTAATAACCTAACCCTTGGTTTAGAATTTCCGAATAAGTGGCTGCCAAGGTTTCTTGTCAAATGGGTTTCAAGATTTCTTTTCAAACAGGTTTCAAAATTtcaatatctattaatatttgtTAGGTGGAATTACCGTTAATTGTATGTGAGGTGCATAggtgataatttaattaaatttgttaaattatttaataatttttaattattaattttattaaacttaattacATATGAATTTTCACATTTAATTCgataatatttatgtttatattaaaCTTAACTACATATAATAATAAGGAACTCTTATGAGTGagactttaatttttaatttaaaaattttgtatttgtatatgtaatggttaaaaataatggttaaaagtGATATGCATGTAGCACATCTATTTTTTAATCAATAATGCTCTACATATAACGTGCTGCAACTTAcaccttcttttttttcttctcgcGATCTTTCTTGATCTGCattgtctttgttgttcttctTTAATTGCGCtcatcttctctttttcttttttcgatCTGATTACgttgcatttatcttcttcctattcttctttgttttcttattcGATCTGCACTTCTGAATCGAAATAATGAATGATTTAATTGCAAATTAgagagcgatttggattatttttttgaaatgaaTCAAGCTGATGAGGTttagattattcaattttgaatcgaattgaatagaatgtAATTggtaatttgaatttaattgaacTGAATTGATGtaaatctgaattgaattgaattgataatctgtAAATTGTAGATAGAGGTGtttcgaatttgattttatataatatattatatttcgttcattcaatactatacaattgttttacCGTGAGtatgtgttcggttcattctactgtttgaatttgaatttgaatttatataatagataatgtTCCATTCATCTAGTTCTATACtattgtttcaccataataacaTGTTCAGTTCATTATGCAGACCAAGTGTGTTGTGGATGAACTAAATGATTACCATgcgttcataacacgcagcggaaccttaaagatctattttgtactTAGACTTTATTGaaataatatatagatcagatctaaatacctttagacgctttagtaaaaactttattcttcgattgtacgaagactctatgcgtatccacaccgagactaatatttgctgtcaactctttgaccaatggacatcttaTCTagattgagaaacctcttgcaactctttgcacaccataaaatttttctccaaaaattaggctcacatacactTATGTGTATAGAGGTAAAtgaataaaactcttgttattctcttttatttcctGTACTCTtggtatacatatatatagtatgagatttgttactgattttaaatttgaatctcaattcaaatttaaatcatatattgaaattctaaatctgaatctttcaaatttatgaatcatatcataactcaatttgaaatagaatcagttaggatctcatccaaatttagaaatagaataattaattattctcAAATTTCATTTAATTCTCTCAGTTATCATACTATCATTATaatcttggtgctagcaaagaatataataatattctattttaaattaatataatgatttatttgatcaaatcaaaataataattaaataattctacaacaAAGATTAGAACATTCGTTAGTGTGTGatcccataggttcaatactaagcgggtagtaaattagtcatactaaatttactaatcaacattggcgtctagcaacactcctcaatgacctgatagtatgaagtaatatatttttactaaaaacctAAGaataacaaagtataattccttctatctttccagctcttggttaacccatagagtatggtttaattgttaaactctaacttgttaccattattataatgaactgtgaatgacttaaggaactcatttcttcatttattcaatctccttggccaaggttttattcatctcagtcattataatcatagaactcaaactctttaccgagacttgacggattccttattgactagtcattaattctacaagtatttaaatcatactcaatatccattcaactagcaccccaggatattaggtgtccggaatcaaagtataataaatacattgttaattactatgatagtcgcatgtaaaaggaaactctattactatattTATCTTGAGaatattctattgacaaatatgcagtaattataaccattaggaattctcagaaTGAGTCAGTTTAATGGTCATatttctatatgcaccatctatatatataagttAATAAACGAGATCTATTAATCAttatccaatgaagaccattatatatatattgattttttcggattattaatgtcctttttaataattttatgacaaaaaataatttaaattaaatcataaaagatttatctctcaatattatgatcactatcacaatgataaatctctaaatttaattaagaacgttattatattaacattttaatataataacaataacaaattatttgacacatgattgattaaATTGTGATCATACTCCTTATTCCCAACATGAACAATTTGTCCGGATGAACAGTAGTTTTTCTCATACCTTTTACACTTTTTGTTGCTATTTTCGTTCATTTTTACTTCTTCTTTGCGAAATCTTCTCGCGATTCTTCTCCCATAGCGAACGATTTCCGCAAAAAATGTAAGTGATGTTTGAGTaattttgagagagattcgaagagTAGCGATTTTGTGCGTATTGAAAAAGAAGTTTTATAATGAAGCACGAATGAATGTTAACGTTTTGAGGAATTTGAAGCGCATGTTATACacacatttaatgattttgaattttttttgtgttgaGTCAACTTGAATGGACTTAAATACAAAATTAGATGGATATATAgtatgattattttttaattcatccCTCAATATTCCAAATATGATACTTTGTACctttagataattattttatattttatatatttttataatttttatatttatttaatttaaataaaaaatcctaaacgaTATTCGTGTGTTACAAATTTATGATAAAGAGTATGAATCAAATCTATTAACTTTATATGAGCTATCAGCATATCACAAAGTATATACTAAGAGCATGTAGTGATTTTTGTTTATAATATAGTATTGATTTAAATTGGctattttaagtaaaaaaaataaatatttttttaaaataaaatattttatttaattttaaatttatttaaatatattttttaaatatttttattaaaaaataaattatttatattttttaaatttaataatatattgttttaaaaaaataaaaataaaagatatttttaatatttaattttttaaaaaaatttatctaataaaaataatatttttttaaaataaataaataaataaatatttttttaaaaattaatctaaacTGACCGGAtaacttattaaaattaaattcattagctATATGCCTATATCTATATCTAATAATATAAGAACCAAAAAGATAATTAGAGGGTGGTTTAAAGGATGGCACTCTCTTGAATGGAGTTCTAGTGATGTATTAAaccattttttttactttagtcaataataacaataaaaaatcttataatctataaattcattccaacaaaatacataaatttaattttaatttggattAAGTACTGTTTTCGTTCTTAAGATTTGGGGgtgaaaattaaaatcattcctaacatttttttgttattaaaattatcctcaacgttacaaaatattataaaatcaatttttttactttaattttatttttttactacattacccttcattattaataaaaatacttaaaaataatattaaaaaattaaaacaaacacccCCACTCCTCTCCTCCCGTAACTCTCTCACCTCCTCACCCCACTCCCGACTCCCGACTCCCGACTCCCGTACCTTCCTCACCCCACTCCCGTAACTCCCATTCCTTTCTTCATGCCCCTCTCTTTAAAACTCCAATCCTAATttcaacttcaattttttttctcgcCGCCGCCGCCACCCTACTTATTCGTTTCTAGGGATCGCCGCCGCCACCGTCGTGTGGTCATCGGGAGGGGGACTCCGCCggcgctgcttcttcttctgttaCTGCCTCTACTTCTTCTTCTATGACTGCTTGAACTTCTGATTCTGCTTGAACGTTTGCTTCCGCTTGAGTTTGAGTTTATGCTTTttcttttgtgattttttaattttttaattttttgttgttttgctGTTTTTTCATCTGAAAACTGAAATTGtagttgatgattattgaattattgtttaTTGAAATTGTTGTGATTATTAAAATTGTTATGTTTCTTCtgcctttaatttttttattgatttattttgttttgtgaaTATTGTTGTTAATTTGCTTTGTTTTGTTATGAGTAATGAGAAGAGAAAGGAGATTAAAAAAGAGTGAgaagaggaagggaaagaggGAAGGGAAAGAGGGGGTGAGGAAGTGGAAGTGAGGGGTGACTGGGTGAGTGAGAGAGTGGGATGAGGGGGTAAGAGAGTTAGCCAGGGGAGGGGTGGGAAAGGGGGTgggttttgttttaattttttatatttttattaattattcttattaataataaagggtaatatagtaaaaaaaataaaattaaaataaaaaatgataattttataatattttgtaacgttgaggatgattttaataataaaaaaagatcggaaacgattttgattttcaccccaaacTTTAGAAACGAAAACAGTACTTAAcccttttaattttagtttttattatcttatcttatttttatgttactttcttatcttatctttatttttatcttttgtaaacaatactttatttagttttatttttataattcaatcaataaaaaaatatataacaaaatattCTTTATCTTTACATAGTCTTCATGTATTCTTTGAAGTTTAGGTACTCTTTATATACTCTTTCAATCTTGTTACGACGAAACCCTTCCCCACCAGAACCTTCAAAGACGTATCCCAAAAACCCAGCTTCAAAAACGCAATCATGACTCTCCCAATCCTCTCATCCaatcatcttcactccttcatctcGGCGGCCACCACTACAACAATCCTCTTATTCCTTCTCTCCTCTGTCGGGATCTCAACTTCACTTGCCGGAAACAGCCATGTAATCACATTCCGGTCACCCAACCTCTTTCCCGAAGGCCTCGCCTGGGATTCCAAGGGACAGCACTTTCTCGTCGGCTCCCTACGCCATCGCACCATCTCCGCCGTCTCCGACGCCGGCGTAGTGGAAACTCTAATCTCCGATCCTTCTCTCCCAGAAAACGTCACTGTTTTGGGGCTCTCCGTCGATTCACGCAACAACCGCGTCCTCGCCGTACTCCACGCGCTCAAACCCCTCCCTCCCTTCAACGCCCTCGCTGCCTACGACCTCCGCTCCGGCCAACGCCTATTCCTTTCCCTCCTCTCCTCCGCCGACAACGGCGAATCCGATGGCTCCGACGACGCCATCGCAAACGACGTCACGGTGGACTTCAAGGGAAACGCTTACGTCACTAACTCCGCAGGAAACTTCATCTGGAAAGTCAACGACAAAGGGGAAGCTTCGATCTTATCTAACTCCCGCAGGTTCACGGAACACCCCGTGGACCGCGAAGCATGGTATAGTTTCTGCGGCCTCAATGGCATCGGTTACGTCAGCAACGGTTACTTATTGGTGGTGCAATCGAATACGGGGAAGATGTTCAAGGTGGATGCTGAAGACGGCACCGCAAGGCTCGTGCTGCTGAACGACGATCTGATTGGCGCTGACGCTGTCGCTTTGAGGAGCGACGGTGTCGTTTTGGTTGTGTCACCTGTGGCTGGGAAGCTGTGGTTTCTGAAGAGCAACGATGGGTGGGGTGAGGCTGTGGTGTTTGACCAAATTGACCTTGACTTGGAAGGGTACCCAACTTCGGTGGTAGTTGGAGAGGGGGATAGGGCGTATGTGTTGTACGGGCGTATGAAGGAGGGTGTTTTGGGGAATTCGGAGAGGGAGAGTTTTGCCATTGAGGAAGTGAGGTCGCCTAAAGAAAGCAAGGGTGAGAATGTTTGGTTGTATGTGATGGTGGGAGTGGGGTTGGTTTTTTTCTGGTGTTGGAGGTTTCAAATGAGGCAGCTTGTCAACAACATGGATAAGAAGATCAACTGAATCACTTCACTCTCTTTAGTCTCTCCTCTTGTAAACCCAACTTCTTGTActtaaattatgtttttttttttctccgcTTAAGAAAAGCTTTTTTTTTCAGTTATTATTAGAAAAGATTGCACATTTTacaataagagaaagagaaatatTTTACTTCTCTTTTCGTTGCTATGGTTGTTCGGTTGTTCCATTATTTCGGGGTCATTTTCGACATGAACTGAAGACCACAATAAAGGTGGAAGATACTTTGAAATAGATTAAGGTTAATTTTGggtaaacaatttaattaaatttttttaaaaaaataatttaaataataaataattatattaaaaataatttataaataagttattttgtatttaaaattttaattttaaaaatatttattttatagaaatgcgATAAAAAGTAGtcgtattatgagagaagttatttttttttaaattttctgttataatttgattttaaaaattgcaccaaacattaatactattatttttcataagtcaaaaataaaaaaattatttttaaaacatcCCAAACAGGCTCTAAATAATCTCCATTTCCTACGCATCTGAACGATTGGCTGATGTAGAACCTCACTAGCAAGAATGACTGCCATGTCTTTTTGGTGTAGTTGCCTCTTTTTATGGCACTTCAAGAACAAGCTCATTTTTAACAGCAGTCTATTCCAATGATTACTGCAGTGAGTCGAATTAAAGCTCGGTCGTAGGAATTTCTAAAAGTCACGAAAAGCAACATTCTACCTAGGAACCCCGGGCTACCGGGGATTGCTACATTACTTGGTCTCGACTTCTTACAGATTTTGTGAAACTTAATGTTGACGGCTCCTTTTATGCCCATAGAAACAATGTGGCGTGTGGTGGAGGGTTTAGAGATGCagatgatagatttttgaaaggTTTCT from Arachis hypogaea cultivar Tifrunner chromosome 10, arahy.Tifrunner.gnm2.J5K5, whole genome shotgun sequence includes:
- the LOC112716839 gene encoding uncharacterized protein — translated: MLPWILFFLLATVEISTALVAGNSQVITFRSPKLFPEGLAWDPTGQNFLVGSLHHRTISNVSNAGVIETLISDTSLPENVTILGLAVDSRNHRVLAALHAFKPLPPFNALAAYDLHSGNRLFLTVLPTNDNSDESTTANDVAVDFKGNAYVTNSGGNYIWKVNEKGEASILSNSRRFTEQPVDREAWYSLCGLNGIAYVSSGYLLAVQSNTGKMFKVDPEDGTAKLVALNEDLIGADGVVSRSDGVVLVVSPVTGKLWFLKSKDEWGEGVVFDKIDLDLEGFPTSVAVGQRDRAYVLYGHVKEGIWGNAERESFEIEEVRSLSEVEGVNVYWMYVIVGVGLAYFLYWRLQMGHFVNTMDKKTN
- the LOC112716840 gene encoding uncharacterized protein; amino-acid sequence: MTLPILSSNHLHSFISAATTTTILLFLLSSVGISTSLAGNSHVITFRSPNLFPEGLAWDSKGQHFLVGSLRHRTISAVSDAGVVETLISDPSLPENVTVLGLSVDSRNNRVLAVLHALKPLPPFNALAAYDLRSGQRLFLSLLSSADNGESDGSDDAIANDVTVDFKGNAYVTNSAGNFIWKVNDKGEASILSNSRRFTEHPVDREAWYSFCGLNGIGYVSNGYLLVVQSNTGKMFKVDAEDGTARLVLLNDDLIGADAVALRSDGVVLVVSPVAGKLWFLKSNDGWGEAVVFDQIDLDLEGYPTSVVVGEGDRAYVLYGRMKEGVLGNSERESFAIEEVRSPKESKGENVWLYVMVGVGLVFFWCWRFQMRQLVNNMDKKIN